In Scatophagus argus isolate fScaArg1 chromosome 7, fScaArg1.pri, whole genome shotgun sequence, a genomic segment contains:
- the lmod2a gene encoding leiomodin-2a, translated as MSTFGYHKELKKYEEVDEDELLAALSSEELQELERELADLDDNVPIGLRQKDQTTKTPVGAFDREALLKYWEDENKKLLEDERTESIAGQEERPDKSRGERVTLTTGDANKTLDSDRKKTSQKGKKASVFSKHDGREAEKKDGPIRNKCHQKNGLSKGSRRTETTDQNLNTTSDRPSGNPTVLDKTLEQVLCDDPTVGEVNLNNIEDISQETLLRFAEALCTNTHVHVFSLANTHADDRVAFAISKMLCENRFIRNLNIESNFVSGQGILALLAALQHNKTLVELRFHNQRHICGGKVEMEMVQLLRENSTLLKLGYQFDLPGPRMTATSILTRNQDQQRQRRLQQKMEQSPPEVSGQGSGSSAENRPPKKLSKTSKTDENQNRNHPPPPSLDPSTRKIAEMVKQHEGLNNTKSQSNQRKPKSKKLKNGASEKESADVLKDLKNALKPSPQKRRDEPSHLPLPQRSSRNDLMAAIRGSSIRSLKRVDPSQA; from the exons ATGAGTACCTTTGGGTACCACAAGGAGCTGAAGAAGTACGAGGAGGTGGACGAAGACGAGCTGCTGGCCGCTCTGTCCTCCGAGGAGCTCCAGGAGCTGGAAAGGGAGCTGGCCGACCTCGACGACAACGTCCCCATCGGCCTGAGACAGAAAGACCAGACCACCAAAACCCCAGTGGGGGCCTTCGACAGGGAAGCTCTGCTGAAATACTGGGAAGACGAGAACAAGAAGCTGCTGGAGGACGAGAGGACAGAGTCCATAGCtggacag GAGGAACGTCCAGATAAGAGCAGAGGGGAGCGAGTGACACTGACCACCGGCGACGCCAACAAGACTCTGGACAGTGACAGGAAGAAGACTTCACAAAAGGGGAAGAAAGCAAGTGTCTTCAGCAAACATGATGGCAGGGAGGCAGAAAAGAAAGACGGTCCGATTAGGAATAAATGTCATCAGAAGAACGGCCTGTCAAAAGGCTCGAGGAGGACTGAAACCACGGACCAAAACCTGAACACAACCTCTGACAGGCCAAGCGGCAACCCGACAGTCCTTGACAAAACTCTGGAGCAGGTCCTGTGTGACGATCCCACCGTGGGCGAAGTCAACCTCAACAACATCGAAGACATTTCCCAGGAAACCTTGCTTCGTTTTGCTGAGGCCctgtgcacaaacactcacGTTCACGTTTTCAGCCTGGCCAACACTCACGCCGACGACCGGGTGGCCTTCGCCATCTCCAAGATGCTCTGTGAGAACCGGTTCATCAGAAACCTGAACATCGAGTCCAACTTTGTGTCTGGTCAGGGAATCCTGGCTCTGCTGGCGGCTCTGCAGCACAACAAGACTTTGGTGGAGCTCCGCTTCCACAACCAGAGGCACATCTGCGGTGGGAAGGTAGAGATGGAGATGGTCCAGCTGCTGAGGGAAAACTCCACTCTGCTCAAACTGGGCTATCAGTTTGACCTCCCAGGCCCGAGGATGACGGCAACCAGCATCCTGACACGCAACCAGGACCAACAGCGACAGAGGAGGCTCCAACAGAAAATGGAACAGAGTCCCCCAGAGGTGTCGGGACAAGGTTCTGGTTCATCAGCAGAAAACAGACCGCCAAAGAAGCTGTCAAAAACTTCTAAGACTGACGAAAACCAAAACAGgaatcatcctcctcctccgtctcttgACCCATCAACGAGGAAGATCGCAGAAATGGTCAAACAGCACGAAGGCTTGAACAACACAAAGAGTCAGTCAAACCAAAGGAAGCCCAAGTCAAAGAAGCTCAAGAACGGTGCCAGTGAAAAGGAGAGCGCCGATGTTCTCAAAGACCTGAAGAACGCCCTGAAGCCATCACCGCAGAAGAGGCGAGACGAACCGTCGCACCTGCCGCTGCCACAGAGATCGAGCCGCAATGACCTGATGGCGGCAATTCGAGGGAGCAGCATCAGGTCTTTAAAAAGG GTGGATCCGTCACAGGCCTGA